One genomic region from Chthonomonas calidirosea T49 encodes:
- a CDS encoding NAD-dependent epimerase/dehydratase family protein: MLVTGSEGFIGQAQVAALLEAGHEVRTFDQRSARQREWEHIPGDIRDIYALRKAVQGMDAIVHLAAIPNDRHGGEADVLDVNVRGTLNVLIAAHEAEIGRVVFYSSINAIGCVGRFGKAHYLPVDDFHPHHPMTPYQLSKHLGEEACRSYSERYGIVTACLRPTFVTREDHYSGHWFPAEEGRWPSYSIELFAYVDVRDVCQAGLLALTAQGFLHAGFLLTADDTGLPIPTEEAVKRFFPDHPWQQDRTAYLAENPYRSLVDCSQAKCLLGWQPKHSWRNYRSNS, from the coding sequence GTGCTCGTTACTGGTAGCGAAGGTTTTATTGGACAGGCACAGGTGGCCGCTCTTTTGGAAGCTGGCCATGAGGTGCGAACTTTCGATCAGCGCTCTGCGCGTCAGCGCGAGTGGGAGCATATCCCCGGCGATATTCGTGACATCTATGCCCTACGTAAAGCGGTACAGGGTATGGACGCTATTGTCCATTTGGCAGCTATTCCCAACGACCGCCATGGGGGTGAGGCGGATGTGTTGGATGTGAACGTGCGCGGCACCTTGAATGTGCTTATTGCAGCGCATGAGGCCGAAATCGGGCGGGTCGTGTTCTACTCTAGCATCAACGCCATCGGCTGCGTTGGCCGATTCGGCAAGGCGCACTACCTGCCGGTAGACGACTTCCATCCGCATCACCCTATGACTCCCTACCAGCTCTCAAAACATCTGGGGGAGGAGGCCTGTCGCTCCTACTCGGAGCGTTACGGCATCGTGACCGCCTGCTTACGTCCCACCTTTGTGACTCGTGAAGACCACTATTCTGGTCATTGGTTTCCAGCTGAGGAGGGGCGTTGGCCGAGCTACAGCATTGAGCTTTTTGCTTATGTAGACGTGCGCGACGTATGCCAAGCTGGGCTGCTCGCCCTCACCGCGCAAGGCTTTCTGCATGCTGGATTCCTTCTCACTGCCGACGACACAGGCCTCCCCATCCCCACGGAAGAGGCTGTCAAGCGCTTTTTCCCCGATCATCCTTGGCAGCAGGATAGGACAGCCTATCTTGCTGAAAACCCTTATCGCTCTCTTGTAGACTGCAGTCAGGCAAAATGCCTCCTCGGTTGGCAGCCCAAACACTCCTGGCGCAACTACCGTTCGAACTCTTAA